A part of Pristiophorus japonicus isolate sPriJap1 chromosome 15, sPriJap1.hap1, whole genome shotgun sequence genomic DNA contains:
- the LOC139281244 gene encoding uncharacterized protein, with product MASQETPHNVSLLSDYFNFTHSPSDNNNSTHTPSASDNSIFIETIRAQQLISRCVYGYSVFGLAGLLTGIYILAIYIGNYRRKRKFETLDVILFSLTVADLTLVLFSLTDIVRPEVVETTALGCAVLSFFFNVPYFYTEYIHVAISISLACDHVALARKALSRPHVSIAAAAGLSVLFSIVVAALTGAGRDPGKAVDCHVDPLGAPREYGAVKFTLGFLMPTLLLLSSVLLFLVRYTCRCDLQGCRERVHPHRAFLALATVTFACRLVYNVLLLLRPRAGEGDHGAHIRRQTMATIGELVMFAGSCLCLVSVAVFHEMKRDAAMETLRCITEPCRLLSTNRNHIAMNPNIEIKEQPEERASLD from the coding sequence ATGGCTTCACAAGAAACTCCCCACAATGTGTCCCTTCTCTCCGATTACTTTAacttcactcactctccctccgacAATAACAATTCAACACACACCCCTTCAGCTTCTGACAATTCGATATTCATTGAGACGATCAGAGCACAGCAGCTAATCTCAAGATGTGTTTACGGCTACAGCGTGTTTGGACTTGCTGGGCTCCTAACAGGCATCTACATCCTCGCCATTTATATCGGAAACTACAGGAGGAAAAGGAAATTCGAAACACTCGACGTCATTCTGTTCTCCCTGACGGTGGCAGATCTCACACTCGTCCTCTTCTCGCTCACTGACATCGTCAGACCAGAGGTCGTAGAGACCACCGCTCTCGGCTGCGCAGTCCTCTCATTTTTCTTCAACGTCCCCTACTTCTACACGGAATACATTCACGTGGCGATTTCCATCTCCTTGGCGTGCGACCACGTTGCGCTGGCGAGGAAAGCCCTGAGCCGGCCGCACGTTTCCATCGCAGCCGCGGCGGGACTGAGCGTCCTCTTCTCCATTGTGGTCGCGGCGCTGACTGGGGCCGGGCGGGACCCGGGCAAGGCGGTCGACTGCCACGTCGACCCGCTGGGGGCCCCGCGAGAGTACGGCGCCGTCAAGTTCACCTTGGGGTTCCTGATGCCCACGCTCCTCCTCCTGAGCTCCGTCCTGCTCTTCCTGGTCCGTTACACGTGCCGGTGCGACCTGCAGGGCTGCCGCGAGCGCGTGCACCCGCACCGGGCCTTCCTAGCGCTGGCGACGGTCACCTTCGCTTGCCGGCTCGTCTACAACGTCCTGCTGCTCCTTCGaccgcgagcgggggagggggaccacGGTGCCCACATCCGGCGCCAGACCATGGCGACCATCGGAGAGTTGGTCATGTTTGCCGGGAGCTGCCTGTGCCTGGTGTCCGTCGCCGTTTTTCACGAGATGAAGAGGGACGCGGCCATGGAAACCTTGAGGTGCATCACCGAGCCCTGCCGACTGCTCAGCACCAACAGAAACCACATCGCCATGAACCCCAACATTGAGATCAAGGAACAACCCGAGGAAAGGGCTTCTCTCGACTGA